Genomic DNA from Desulfonema ishimotonii:
TTTTGATATTTTTATTTTTCAAAATTTCCTCCTGACTAAGATATTTTACCTTATCTGTCCTAAACTTAATATAATTATCTTTATCCCCTCTCCACTTTAAATAAGAAAAGCTTTCTGTTGCTGGAATATACGCAGTATCTCTAGCATTTTCAGCAATTGTTTCAGCAATTGCTTTATTTCCCTCCCTCCCCTTTCTAACAACTCCCGTTCCTTTCAGTATATTTTCTATATCTGTGTCATTTAAAGAACGATATGCTTTTAAAACTTTTGGCGCTTTTTTTGCGGCGGCCATTGAAAAAACAATAATATCATCAAAAGGAATTGTTGGAGTTTCCTTTGAAAGTACAGTCAGATCATGCTCTGTAAGACCTGTTATCTTTTCAATTCCGCTCTCTACTCCCCCTACAATTATTGCGATACCGTTAAGTGCTGGTAATACAATTAAATCGAGAGCGGGCCAAGCAACAAAGCTATTGAAATCATTTGCACAAATTGCCAAGGCTATATAAAATCGGTAAACAAGCATTTCAGTCTCATTATAAAATAACGCCCCTTTTTCCGAATCAGATTCAAACCAGTTATCTGCTTTGAACGGTACTTCCTTACCCAACAGGTCAATTAAATTGTTTGGTGTATTTTGACAGTAAACATAAAGATTATTCCCCCCCTGTTCTGCTATCGGATCCCTGCTGATCCACCTCCCCAGCTCCGCCGAGTAGTACCTGAACCCGTAGTAATACAGCCCTGTCTCCGCATCAAGATATTTGGTGGAGAACCGGAACGGGTTGTCCTGTGCCCCGGCCCCGTCTGCTCTGATCTCATTGCCGAAGGGATCATACTCATAATGTGCAACAATCAAGCCGTCTTCATCCACAAGCTGGCCCACGTTGCCGTTGGCGTCGTATGTGTATTGGCGCACCTCTCCCCCGGACACGCTGCACAGCAGCCCGCCGATGCCGCCCGCACCCTGCACGGACTGTGAGAGATCAAGTCCCCACACATAATACGTCTCATCACTCGCGGTCCCGGTGACTGTCTCCCGGATCAGGTTCCACCCGTCATACACAAACACGCGGGTCTCGTCCGGCAATGTGTTCCAATTGCCCGGTGTTCCGCCGTACACCTGCTTCCGCACCCGGCGGCCCATGTAGTCATAC
This window encodes:
- a CDS encoding RHS repeat domain-containing protein, yielding MKNGVVTYSYVPESDLLKTVTSGGLETTYSYEPKRNLKTQVLNSWNGPSIVSQYDYKYDELGRRKSVENSGAAFAQTRHNIHTYNDRNELTGSERKAGTVAAPAATVDAEGRLYEYDPIGNRTYYTEGTDPQVEYERNKVNQYTGLSADGSALPSPAYDHDGNMTGYDGNTYTWNAENRLTAVETADRKITFLYDYMGRRVRKQVYGGTPGNWNTLPDETRVFVYDGWNLIRETVTGTASDETYYVWGLDLSQSVQGAGGIGGLLCSVSGGEVRQYTYDANGNVGQLVDEDGLIVAHYEYDPFGNEIRADGAGAQDNPFRFSTKYLDAETGLYYYGFRYYSAELGRWISRDPIAEQGGNNLYVYCQNTPNNLIDLLGKEVPFKADNWFESDSEKGALFYNETEMLVYRFYIALAICANDFNSFVAWPALDLIVLPALNGIAIIVGGVESGIEKITGLTEHDLTVLSKETPTIPFDDIIVFSMAAAKKAPKVLKAYRSLNDTDIENILKGTGVVRKGREGNKAIAETIAENARDTAYIPATESFSYLKWRGDKDNYIKFRTDKVKYLSQEEILKNKNIKKMLGRKIKWVKEQKHGIVKGKIPMDAIETIVINGEVIKK